A genomic stretch from Shewanella sediminis HAW-EB3 includes:
- the bamB gene encoding outer membrane protein assembly factor BamB — translation MKSWCKTLLACGLSLGLLSACSSSDVEEEPISPLPEIEASVFPEVSWSASVGNGVGDYYSRLRPAVRYDKLYVADRYGEVTAFDEKTGEKVWSQDFSSVFKDNILAKNKGAKLASGVTAARNKVFIGGESGILGALDAETGETLWSVIAGGELLSAPSVGEDLVVVNTSSGTLEAFNVDDGEKQWAYESKLPNLTLRGTGSASYESGGFFVGTADGKIAVVIKNNGQAAWEQAIYTPKGGNEFTRMADIDMKPLIIGENLYAVSFNGNLVSMEVRTGRVVWTRKYSSFHELADSGVSLFLVDDHSRIYSVDRRSGLESWSNTELTNRNLTSAAVFKDYIVVGDFEGYLHFINKSTGALVGRIQIDGSGLFSQPLVEGDNIYVQTRDGKVARITLP, via the coding sequence ATGAAGTCTTGGTGCAAAACATTGCTCGCATGTGGATTGAGCTTGGGGCTGTTATCGGCCTGTTCGTCCAGTGATGTAGAAGAAGAGCCGATTAGTCCTTTGCCTGAGATTGAGGCAAGTGTCTTTCCTGAGGTGAGTTGGAGTGCCTCTGTAGGTAATGGTGTGGGGGATTATTACTCGCGTCTTCGACCTGCCGTGCGTTACGACAAGTTATATGTCGCCGATAGATATGGTGAAGTCACCGCATTCGATGAGAAAACCGGTGAAAAAGTTTGGAGCCAGGATTTCAGTTCAGTATTTAAGGACAACATTCTTGCTAAGAACAAGGGGGCTAAATTAGCCTCCGGCGTTACGGCAGCCCGTAATAAGGTGTTTATCGGTGGAGAGAGTGGCATATTAGGTGCGCTCGATGCTGAAACGGGTGAGACTCTCTGGTCAGTTATCGCAGGTGGTGAGCTATTGTCGGCGCCATCCGTCGGTGAAGACCTTGTGGTCGTCAACACCAGCTCGGGAACACTCGAAGCCTTTAATGTCGATGATGGTGAGAAACAGTGGGCTTACGAGTCTAAGCTACCGAATTTAACCTTGCGCGGTACCGGTTCAGCGAGTTATGAGTCTGGCGGTTTCTTTGTTGGCACGGCAGACGGCAAGATCGCGGTTGTCATCAAAAACAATGGTCAGGCGGCTTGGGAACAAGCGATATATACGCCTAAGGGGGGTAATGAGTTTACCCGTATGGCCGATATCGATATGAAGCCATTGATCATAGGTGAAAACCTCTATGCCGTTAGTTTCAACGGTAACTTGGTCTCTATGGAAGTGAGAACCGGACGCGTTGTATGGACTCGTAAATACTCGAGCTTCCATGAACTTGCAGACTCTGGCGTGAGCTTATTCCTCGTCGATGACCATAGCCGTATATACTCAGTCGATAGACGTAGTGGTTTAGAAAGCTGGAGCAATACCGAGTTAACTAACCGCAACTTAACATCGGCTGCGGTATTTAAAGATTATATTGTTGTCGGAGACTTCGAAGGTTACCTACACTTTATCAATAAGAGTACCGGCGCCTTGGTGGGTCGCATTCAGATCGATGGTTCAGGTTTATTTAGCCAGCCACTGGTCGAAGGTGATAACATCTATGTTCAGACTCGAGATGGTAAAGTTGCCAGAATAACGCTTCCGTAA
- the der gene encoding ribosome biogenesis GTPase Der: MIPVVALVGRPNVGKSTLFNRLTRTRDALVADFPGLTRDRKYGRAFLSGYEFIVVDTGGIDGTEEGIETHMAEQSLAAIEEADVVLFLTDARAGLTAADQAICEHLRRREKTTFVVANKVDGIDADSACAEFWALGLGEVYQMAAAQGRGVTNMIEYALAPYAEALGLNRDGDEDEDEEEREYSEEEAEAEQKRLQDLPIKMAIIGKPNVGKSTLTNRILGEERVVVYDSPGTTRDSIYIPMERDGREYVMIDTAGVRRRSKVHETVEKFSVIKTLKAVEDCNVVLLIIDAREGIAEQDLGLLGFALNAGRALVIAVNKWDGIDQDIKDRVKSELDRRLGFIDFARIHFISALHGTGVGHLFESVQEAYDSATRRVSTSMLTRIMQMAQDDHQPPLVNGRRVKLKYAHAGGYNPPIVVVHGNQVKKLPDSYKRFMMNYYRRSLKVMGTPIQIRFQDSANPFEGMNTKKLTVSQERRRKRMMTHIKDKK, from the coding sequence ATGATTCCAGTTGTGGCCCTTGTTGGCCGACCTAATGTGGGTAAGTCGACCCTTTTTAATCGTCTGACTCGCACTAGAGATGCGTTGGTGGCCGACTTTCCTGGGCTGACTCGGGATCGTAAATATGGTCGCGCTTTCCTCTCTGGTTATGAGTTCATCGTTGTTGATACCGGTGGTATCGATGGCACCGAAGAGGGTATTGAAACCCATATGGCAGAGCAATCGCTCGCAGCGATTGAAGAAGCCGATGTGGTGTTATTCCTGACCGATGCCAGAGCCGGTTTAACGGCAGCAGATCAGGCTATATGTGAACACCTGCGCCGCCGGGAAAAGACCACCTTTGTGGTTGCTAATAAGGTCGACGGTATAGATGCCGACTCGGCTTGTGCCGAATTTTGGGCATTAGGTCTGGGTGAAGTGTATCAGATGGCTGCAGCGCAAGGGCGCGGTGTGACCAACATGATAGAGTACGCGCTAGCTCCTTACGCCGAAGCGCTTGGTCTTAATCGCGATGGCGATGAAGATGAAGATGAAGAGGAGAGAGAGTACAGCGAAGAGGAAGCGGAAGCCGAGCAGAAACGTCTTCAGGACCTGCCTATCAAGATGGCCATTATTGGTAAGCCGAATGTGGGTAAGTCTACGCTAACTAACCGTATTCTTGGTGAAGAGCGTGTGGTTGTTTATGACTCTCCGGGTACCACTCGAGACAGTATCTATATCCCCATGGAGCGAGATGGCCGTGAGTATGTGATGATTGATACCGCAGGTGTTCGTCGTCGCAGTAAGGTGCATGAGACCGTTGAGAAGTTTTCGGTGATTAAAACACTGAAAGCCGTTGAAGATTGTAACGTCGTGCTATTGATCATCGATGCCCGAGAAGGGATCGCGGAGCAAGACTTGGGCCTATTAGGCTTTGCGCTTAATGCCGGTCGAGCACTGGTGATTGCCGTCAACAAGTGGGATGGTATCGATCAGGACATCAAGGATAGAGTGAAGAGCGAACTCGACCGTCGTTTGGGCTTCATCGACTTTGCCCGCATTCACTTTATCTCGGCGCTTCATGGTACCGGTGTAGGACACCTTTTTGAATCTGTGCAGGAAGCTTATGACAGTGCTACACGTCGTGTGAGTACCTCTATGCTGACTCGTATCATGCAGATGGCGCAAGACGATCATCAGCCTCCATTGGTTAACGGACGTCGCGTTAAGCTTAAGTACGCTCACGCAGGTGGTTACAACCCACCTATTGTGGTTGTACACGGTAATCAGGTTAAGAAGTTACCGGATTCTTATAAGCGCTTCATGATGAACTACTATCGTCGTTCATTGAAGGTCATGGGTACGCCTATTCAGATCCGATTCCAGGATAGCGCTAACCCATTCGAAGGCATGAACACCAAGAAGCTGACGGTAAGTCAGGAGCGTCGCCGTAAGCGTATGATGACGCATATTAAAGATAAGAAGTAG
- a CDS encoding MerR family transcriptional regulator, with amino-acid sequence MYRISELAVEVGLSRTALLYYEKQQLIKGQRQNNGYRVYNDKDLQRIRLIQKLQAGGLTLKECKACLEAKVDRKLLESRLYKLDEEIAQKQQSRELLAAMLGEGDLKAWHESVDKLAPDAHLDWLMKQGFSEKEALRLKWLSKDMNEHEQYMIEFMKIFEALERWAPGSESETLKALSLLPEQPKAILEIGCGKGLATTVLANKTTASITAVDNEQSALTRLSNRFEADSLASRLTTVCASMTELPFNNGSFDLLWAEGSAYIMGVPHALSQWKPLLDEDGILMMSDLVWLTDTPNEEAIEFWKHEYPDIQTVTTRVKQMEVAGYEVLNSFTLSHQAWQNYYEPLRSRIEELQPEMQGSQALQDICKEVDIYSNYLGQFGYQMFILRKCR; translated from the coding sequence GTGTATCGAATTTCTGAACTCGCTGTAGAAGTGGGGTTATCACGTACTGCTCTGCTCTATTATGAGAAACAACAACTTATAAAAGGTCAAAGGCAGAATAACGGGTATAGGGTTTACAACGATAAAGATCTCCAGCGTATTCGTTTGATTCAGAAACTTCAGGCTGGAGGGTTAACCCTCAAAGAGTGCAAAGCGTGCTTGGAAGCAAAAGTAGATCGCAAACTTCTAGAAAGCCGCCTGTACAAGCTGGATGAGGAGATTGCTCAAAAACAGCAGTCACGAGAACTTCTTGCGGCGATGCTTGGCGAGGGCGACCTAAAAGCATGGCATGAAAGCGTGGATAAGCTAGCTCCGGATGCGCACTTAGATTGGTTAATGAAGCAGGGTTTCAGTGAAAAAGAGGCTCTGCGATTAAAATGGTTATCAAAAGACATGAACGAACACGAACAGTATATGATTGAATTTATGAAGATCTTTGAAGCACTTGAACGATGGGCGCCAGGTAGCGAAAGTGAAACTCTGAAAGCGTTATCGCTTTTGCCTGAGCAACCTAAAGCGATTCTTGAAATTGGTTGCGGTAAAGGGTTGGCCACGACGGTACTGGCCAATAAAACAACCGCATCTATTACAGCGGTTGATAACGAACAGTCTGCATTGACAAGACTCAGTAACCGTTTTGAAGCGGACAGCTTGGCATCTCGACTCACAACCGTTTGTGCCAGTATGACGGAACTGCCTTTTAATAATGGGAGTTTCGACCTCTTGTGGGCAGAAGGCAGTGCTTACATTATGGGTGTGCCCCACGCGCTATCACAATGGAAGCCTCTACTTGATGAGGACGGAATTTTGATGATGAGTGACTTAGTTTGGTTGACTGACACGCCGAATGAGGAAGCTATCGAGTTCTGGAAGCATGAATATCCAGATATTCAAACGGTTACTACTCGTGTCAAACAGATGGAAGTTGCTGGTTATGAAGTTCTTAACAGCTTTACGCTCAGTCACCAAGCATGGCAGAACTACTATGAACCATTGAGATCGCGCATTGAAGAACTACAACCAGAAATGCAAGGCTCTCAGGCACTACAAGACATCTGTAAAGAAGTCGACATTTACAGCAACTACCTCGGTCAGTTTGGCTATCAGATGTTTATCCTAAGAAAGTGTCGTTAA
- the ltrA gene encoding group II intron reverse transcriptase/maturase, with protein sequence MMTSIEVSAPPDSAQWQSINWKAVKQHVLKLQMRIAKATREGKHGKAKALQWILTHSKSAKLLAVKRVSQNKGSKTPGIDGIIWNSDARCIGAVNQLSRKGYHAKPLRRIYIPKKNGKLRPLGIPCMIDRAQQALHLLALEPISETVADLNSYGFRPNRSAADAIAQCFKCLCMKCSSQWVLEGDIKACFDKIGHQWLIDNIQLDKRMLKQWLGCGYVDKGLFYKTAEGTPQGGIISPTLMLLTLAGLEQLVKSIACKTGNRVNFIGYADDFVITGSSKEVLVNEIKPQLIGFLQERGLTLSDEKTHITHIDDGFDFLGFNLRKYKGKLLIKPSKNNVLSFLSNLREFIRKHPTIPVNDLIKILNPKLRGWANYYRHSVAKQVFGYVGHQLFWLLWRWAVRRHPTKSKDWVRRKYYLDGKGQWQFHGWHKIANMDCRFNLVQIAQTLIKRHVKIRSAAIPYDPEYEAYLSKRKWAKQGRNSWFEPVLAAM encoded by the coding sequence ATGATGACTTCAATCGAAGTTAGTGCACCTCCTGACAGCGCTCAATGGCAATCCATTAACTGGAAAGCGGTTAAGCAACACGTATTAAAGCTTCAAATGCGCATTGCAAAAGCAACCCGAGAAGGTAAACACGGCAAGGCGAAAGCATTGCAGTGGATATTAACTCACTCTAAATCAGCTAAATTGCTTGCTGTTAAAAGAGTTTCTCAAAACAAAGGCAGCAAAACACCTGGAATCGACGGGATCATTTGGAACAGTGATGCTCGTTGTATAGGTGCGGTCAATCAACTGAGTAGAAAGGGCTATCATGCCAAACCGCTCAGGCGTATCTACATCCCCAAGAAAAACGGCAAACTCAGACCTTTAGGCATTCCCTGCATGATAGATAGAGCGCAGCAAGCGCTTCATCTTCTCGCCTTGGAGCCTATTTCGGAAACGGTGGCCGACCTCAATAGCTATGGCTTTCGACCTAACCGAAGCGCAGCAGATGCAATTGCACAGTGCTTCAAATGTTTATGCATGAAGTGCTCTAGCCAATGGGTTCTTGAGGGTGACATCAAAGCTTGTTTCGATAAGATAGGTCATCAATGGCTCATCGACAACATTCAATTAGATAAGCGAATGCTGAAACAATGGCTTGGATGTGGTTATGTTGATAAAGGATTGTTCTACAAAACAGCAGAAGGAACACCGCAAGGTGGGATAATCTCCCCAACGCTGATGTTGCTGACGCTGGCTGGGTTAGAGCAGTTGGTTAAGTCTATTGCTTGTAAAACAGGGAATAGAGTCAACTTTATCGGATATGCAGACGATTTTGTTATCACAGGTTCTTCGAAGGAAGTGCTCGTTAATGAAATCAAGCCGCAGCTAATTGGTTTTCTACAGGAAAGAGGCTTAACACTCTCTGATGAGAAAACGCACATAACTCATATCGATGATGGTTTTGACTTTCTGGGATTCAATCTTAGAAAGTACAAAGGCAAACTGCTCATTAAACCGAGCAAGAACAACGTTCTATCATTTTTGAGTAATCTACGTGAATTCATCAGAAAACATCCAACAATCCCCGTTAACGATTTAATCAAAATATTGAATCCGAAACTGAGAGGATGGGCGAACTATTATCGCCACAGTGTTGCTAAGCAAGTTTTCGGTTATGTAGGCCATCAACTTTTCTGGTTGTTATGGCGTTGGGCAGTTAGGCGTCATCCAACTAAAAGTAAAGACTGGGTGAGGCGTAAATATTATTTGGACGGTAAGGGACAATGGCAATTTCATGGTTGGCATAAAATAGCGAACATGGATTGTCGATTTAACCTTGTCCAAATAGCTCAAACGCTCATAAAAAGACATGTAAAAATCAGAAGCGCAGCCATACCTTACGACCCAGAATACGAAGCTTACTTAAGTAAGCGGAAATGGGCTAAGCAAGGCAGAAACTCTTGGTTCGAACCTGTTTTAGCTGCGATGTAG